A window of Candidatus Dojkabacteria bacterium contains these coding sequences:
- a CDS encoding SH3 domain-containing protein produces the protein MKILTKIVNILLVVAAFVVVVPQVPGYQAVKREDLGFDEGLSSKDAALYAFPGKILITQVEAPNTAMESDPESWIDLLYYYYITRLGFGDLPYTYLVDKSGTVYEGRSNYEGVVPELLDAEGAVLIGYLSNGADVTSAAADSINELVEEVSYKYGITRENVEAVDLEVSQQTAEGELSKLEYKSTDSMFADELDQILSKVTYSDRENLSFKAAVSEVSFEEKVPIGGKLTVKFKLKNDGDTPWFTLNDFVYVVTSSNEDSQFAVNGEWDSFDTPTHVEGKTVLPGESVDIEFQMAANTMPGEYSESFKFSRTGGKDLQGGEFEVKFTIEQGDVQLIEITETETGNLNVRKDPNLGAQVVGQVDSGAIFVVKESQNNWYKIEYEPGADGWVIGRYIKRL, from the coding sequence ATGAAAATTTTGACCAAGATTGTAAATATTCTGCTTGTTGTTGCCGCGTTTGTGGTGGTTGTGCCTCAGGTTCCAGGATATCAAGCTGTCAAAAGAGAAGATCTTGGTTTTGATGAAGGTCTCTCAAGCAAAGACGCTGCACTATATGCATTTCCAGGTAAGATATTAATAACACAGGTCGAAGCTCCAAATACCGCGATGGAATCTGACCCGGAATCATGGATCGATCTGCTCTACTACTACTACATCACAAGACTCGGTTTTGGCGACCTACCATACACCTATCTGGTTGATAAGTCGGGCACAGTGTACGAAGGCCGCTCGAATTATGAGGGAGTTGTGCCAGAGCTGCTGGATGCAGAAGGTGCTGTGCTAATTGGCTATCTATCAAATGGTGCCGATGTTACCTCTGCAGCAGCAGATTCAATCAACGAGCTGGTCGAAGAGGTCTCATATAAATATGGAATCACTCGTGAAAATGTAGAGGCCGTTGACCTTGAAGTATCTCAGCAGACTGCTGAAGGTGAGCTGAGCAAGCTCGAGTATAAGAGTACTGATTCAATGTTTGCAGATGAGCTTGATCAGATCCTTTCAAAGGTTACATATTCCGATAGAGAAAATTTGAGCTTTAAGGCAGCTGTCAGCGAGGTAAGCTTCGAAGAGAAGGTGCCGATCGGCGGGAAGCTAACTGTGAAATTCAAACTGAAGAATGATGGCGATACTCCATGGTTTACACTGAACGATTTTGTCTATGTGGTCACATCAAGCAACGAAGATAGTCAATTTGCGGTAAATGGTGAGTGGGATAGCTTCGATACACCAACCCATGTTGAGGGCAAGACTGTGTTGCCTGGCGAGAGCGTAGATATTGAGTTCCAGATGGCAGCCAATACAATGCCTGGTGAGTACTCTGAGAGCTTCAAATTTAGCCGTACTGGTGGTAAAGATCTGCAGGGTGGTGAGTTTGAAGTTAAGTTCACAATCGAGCAGGGCGATGTCCAACTGATTGAGATCACAGAAACTGAGACCGGTAATCTAAATGTCCGCAAAGACCCAAATCTTGGGGCACAGGTGGTTGGACAGGTTGATTCCGGCGCAATCTTTGTAGTTAAAGAATCGCAAAATAACTGGTATAAGATTGAATATGAGCCTGGCGCAGATGGCTGGGTGATCGGTAGATATATAAAGCGGCTTTGA
- a CDS encoding UvrD-helicase domain-containing protein gives MKDNTFLEQLNTPQREAAEHVDGPLLIFAGAGSGKTRVLTYRVANLVINHDVKPHNILAVTFTKKAAQEMLERINNILLEKSPDISERPHIGTFHSISAQILRREGKYLGFDSNFSIYDTSDSEGLIKELMLAANLDVKQFKPAVIMHMIGAAKNDMVSPDQFAFHYAGFIEDIAGQIYPEYQKQLLEMNAMDFSDLLYYVAELFTKQPDILEKYKNLYKYIMVDEYQDTNKVQYTIIKKLSEASKNLCVVGDDDQSIYKWRGADIHNIISFERDFDNVKIVKLEQNYRSTDNIIKAAVAVIQQNNERVEKELWTDKGEGDKITVYQARDEKGEAQFIVDEITQLKNNRYYKLGDFAVLYRTNYQSRVIEEELLKRGIPYKLVGGFRFYDRKEIKDLLSYLRVANNLKDDINLYRVINVPARKMGPTSLAKLVQTARKCKTSAAEMLAIAYILGRNDLNISDYEFDQTKVDAVDKSLDELLKFQKVVDIFGGLYAAAQDMNVMELLTELLNRSKYIESFDDGSELAESRKENVQELRNLAASYAEKYGAKSLNKFLQDIALIEEEQEKSKKESSAGAVTLMTLHSSKGLEFPGVFMIGMEEGIMPHSRSFTDPTELEEERRLCYVGITRAQERLWMTFSEARTQMGGYSDQIPSRFLGEVPQELCEYYSWNI, from the coding sequence ATGAAAGACAATACCTTCCTTGAACAATTAAACACGCCTCAGAGAGAGGCTGCAGAGCATGTTGATGGCCCGTTGCTTATTTTTGCTGGTGCAGGGTCGGGGAAAACTCGCGTTCTTACCTACCGAGTCGCGAACCTAGTTATCAACCACGATGTGAAGCCGCACAATATCCTCGCTGTAACGTTCACCAAGAAAGCTGCACAGGAAATGCTTGAGCGTATCAACAATATCTTGCTTGAGAAAAGTCCAGACATCTCTGAGCGACCACACATAGGAACATTTCACTCGATATCTGCCCAAATCTTGCGGCGCGAGGGGAAATATCTTGGATTTGATAGCAATTTCTCAATTTATGATACGAGCGATTCAGAGGGACTGATCAAGGAGCTGATGCTCGCTGCAAACCTTGATGTGAAGCAGTTTAAGCCGGCGGTGATAATGCATATGATAGGTGCAGCGAAAAACGATATGGTGAGTCCTGATCAATTTGCATTTCATTATGCTGGTTTTATAGAGGATATTGCAGGTCAGATATACCCTGAATATCAGAAGCAGCTGCTTGAGATGAATGCAATGGACTTCTCGGATCTGCTCTACTATGTAGCCGAGCTTTTTACAAAACAGCCAGACATCCTCGAGAAGTATAAGAATCTTTATAAGTACATCATGGTCGACGAGTATCAAGATACCAATAAGGTTCAGTACACCATAATAAAGAAGCTTTCAGAGGCGAGCAAAAACCTATGCGTGGTTGGTGACGATGATCAAAGCATCTATAAATGGCGTGGGGCAGACATCCACAATATCATATCTTTTGAACGCGATTTCGATAATGTAAAGATCGTCAAGCTTGAGCAGAACTATCGCTCAACAGACAACATAATTAAAGCTGCAGTTGCAGTTATCCAGCAAAATAACGAGCGTGTTGAGAAAGAGCTTTGGACCGATAAGGGCGAGGGTGACAAAATAACGGTATACCAGGCTAGAGATGAGAAAGGCGAGGCGCAATTCATTGTGGATGAGATTACTCAGCTCAAGAATAACCGCTACTACAAGCTTGGTGATTTTGCCGTCCTATACCGCACCAACTACCAGTCGCGTGTAATCGAGGAAGAGCTGCTCAAGCGGGGCATCCCTTACAAATTGGTTGGGGGCTTCAGATTTTATGATCGCAAAGAGATCAAAGACCTTCTCTCCTACCTGCGCGTCGCCAATAACCTGAAAGACGACATCAACCTATACCGAGTTATCAATGTGCCCGCCCGCAAGATGGGCCCAACCTCGCTCGCCAAACTGGTGCAAACTGCTCGTAAATGCAAGACATCCGCGGCAGAAATGTTGGCAATTGCCTATATTCTTGGGCGAAACGACTTAAACATTAGCGACTACGAATTCGACCAGACCAAGGTCGACGCTGTGGATAAGTCTCTCGACGAGCTGCTTAAATTTCAGAAAGTTGTGGATATCTTCGGTGGTCTATACGCAGCTGCGCAAGATATGAATGTGATGGAGCTGCTAACAGAGCTGCTCAATAGGTCGAAGTATATTGAATCGTTTGACGACGGTAGTGAGCTTGCCGAATCGCGCAAAGAAAACGTGCAGGAGTTAAGAAACCTTGCAGCCAGCTATGCCGAAAAGTATGGCGCAAAATCGCTAAATAAATTCCTGCAAGATATCGCACTTATTGAGGAGGAGCAGGAGAAGAGCAAGAAAGAAAGCTCAGCTGGGGCTGTTACATTGATGACGCTTCACTCTTCGAAGGGGCTGGAGTTCCCAGGTGTATTTATGATCGGAATGGAAGAAGGAATAATGCCTCACTCAAGGTCTTTTACCGATCCTACCGAATTAGAAGAGGAGCGTAGACTCTGTTATGTAGGGATTACGCGTGCACAGGAGAGGCTTTGGATGACCTTCTCAGAAGCGAGGACGCAGATGGGTGGCTACAGCGATCAGATACCGTCAAGATTCCTGGGTGAAGTGCCACAGGAGCTGTGTGAATATTACAGCTGGAATATCTAG
- a CDS encoding G5 domain-containing protein, whose protein sequence is MTFLVLSSLFHSFISTGRSVSAYEQAVLGASELSSERFSHTFSSKFEDDDRLVIDGENIVMVKVENVDGVTTELIYGATVGDVVKTLGINVDDYIITPDLDTKISDNLLVKLVKVEKTFETVTEIVPFRSEQVNDSSMYVGTSLVTQEGQNGVKEITILRTFHDGQMVEEKVTDQKMVTPVVNKITKVGTRERIDFSTVPGLNNSCVQWDSYIDQITGSDAERYWLKSVMRCESGCYAGANNGGLYKGLMQFSERTFAGYGGTNIWDGYQQLRISLTIYRSGGAAHHWPACTRLVN, encoded by the coding sequence TTGACCTTTCTCGTGTTATCGTCACTTTTCCACAGCTTTATTTCTACAGGCCGTTCTGTTTCTGCTTATGAGCAGGCAGTACTCGGAGCATCAGAACTCTCAAGCGAACGTTTCTCACACACTTTCTCAAGCAAATTTGAGGATGATGACCGTCTAGTTATCGACGGAGAGAATATTGTAATGGTAAAAGTAGAAAATGTAGATGGTGTAACTACCGAGCTTATATACGGAGCAACTGTCGGAGATGTGGTCAAAACATTAGGGATCAACGTCGATGACTATATTATCACCCCAGATCTTGATACTAAGATCAGCGACAACCTCCTCGTAAAACTGGTTAAAGTTGAGAAAACATTTGAGACAGTTACAGAGATAGTCCCATTCAGGTCTGAGCAGGTAAATGACTCGAGCATGTATGTTGGCACATCACTTGTAACACAAGAAGGGCAGAATGGTGTGAAAGAGATAACAATCTTAAGGACATTCCATGATGGCCAGATGGTTGAAGAGAAAGTCACTGACCAGAAAATGGTCACACCTGTCGTAAACAAGATCACCAAAGTCGGAACTAGAGAAAGAATTGATTTCAGCACAGTCCCAGGGTTGAATAACAGCTGTGTACAGTGGGATAGCTATATTGACCAGATCACTGGCAGCGATGCAGAACGATACTGGCTCAAATCTGTGATGAGGTGTGAGTCTGGCTGCTATGCAGGTGCTAATAATGGAGGGCTCTACAAAGGCTTAATGCAGTTCTCCGAAAGGACTTTCGCTGGATATGGCGGTACCAATATTTGGGATGGTTATCAGCAGCTTAGAATCTCCCTCACAATTTATCGTTCAGGTGGTGCTGCACACCATTGGCCTGCCTGCACACGACTGGTAAACTAG
- a CDS encoding tetratricopeptide repeat protein yields MEEKFQEGEISKISLKDNEVSAQEQKNKKGSKNMPGKPKNKKWLTLLMVVTGILLLVLVGLIGYRFFARSSSKDKYEALMLEAAGQHDDQEYSLALATYNEALALDPTFPSAYIGVLNILLEKNLADDAEEFVAGAEEIIGGGDMAELYLLMADYYYDAKAWDKAYAYYAKVGNLEGESIDRFAIASVNSQEEDWKSLTSQVSDEKLQTVLQQYSDISTQSDTDLYDRAKLAQLAINAKAYYFAVNLLKDDQDLPDYWDGLYYVGRAYYELGEYERAADYLDQAVQIAPEDPALQLLAARNSVQDGNRDLAFSHYDQYISYSKGDGADQAVLIEYIELLIEAERYSKALEVISEQETSTDELELLKLQVYIAQKDSSEVIQLLDRMESTVAPGSDSYYMYIWLAALWYIEEGQFTKAEGLLSPVEEATAQDPYYFYVMGRLVDAKGDEKGADEYFKLAVEKDLEGEVSKLALNYIQ; encoded by the coding sequence GTGGAAGAAAAATTTCAAGAGGGCGAAATCTCAAAGATTTCATTAAAAGATAATGAAGTGTCTGCCCAAGAACAGAAAAATAAGAAAGGTAGTAAGAATATGCCGGGTAAGCCTAAGAACAAAAAGTGGCTAACACTCCTTATGGTTGTGACAGGTATACTGCTTCTCGTACTAGTCGGGCTTATCGGTTATCGATTTTTCGCAAGATCTTCATCGAAAGATAAGTATGAGGCTCTTATGCTTGAGGCTGCCGGGCAGCACGACGATCAGGAGTACTCGCTTGCACTTGCTACATATAATGAGGCTCTCGCACTTGATCCCACATTCCCTTCTGCATATATAGGTGTATTAAATATATTGCTCGAAAAGAACCTCGCTGATGATGCCGAAGAATTTGTAGCCGGTGCCGAAGAGATAATCGGTGGTGGAGATATGGCCGAGCTATATCTGCTTATGGCTGACTATTACTATGATGCTAAGGCTTGGGACAAAGCATATGCTTACTATGCAAAGGTCGGCAATCTCGAGGGAGAATCAATCGATCGATTTGCTATCGCCTCTGTAAACTCGCAAGAAGAGGATTGGAAATCACTTACCAGCCAGGTAAGCGATGAGAAATTGCAGACTGTACTTCAGCAATATTCAGACATAAGCACCCAAAGTGATACAGATCTTTATGATCGAGCCAAGTTGGCTCAATTGGCCATCAACGCCAAGGCTTACTACTTTGCGGTGAATCTGCTAAAGGATGATCAAGATCTGCCAGATTATTGGGATGGGCTCTACTATGTTGGGCGGGCCTACTACGAGCTGGGTGAGTATGAAAGAGCCGCCGACTACCTTGACCAGGCAGTACAGATTGCCCCTGAAGATCCAGCCTTACAGCTACTTGCTGCTCGTAACAGCGTACAAGATGGAAATCGTGATCTAGCATTCAGTCATTACGATCAGTACATCTCCTATTCAAAAGGTGATGGAGCTGACCAGGCAGTACTCATTGAATATATTGAGCTCTTGATTGAGGCGGAGAGATATTCGAAAGCGCTCGAGGTAATTTCTGAGCAAGAGACATCAACAGATGAGCTTGAGCTTCTAAAATTGCAGGTCTATATCGCTCAGAAGGATAGCTCTGAGGTTATCCAGCTACTTGATAGGATGGAGTCGACCGTGGCTCCTGGGTCAGATAGCTATTATATGTATATCTGGTTAGCTGCTCTTTGGTATATCGAAGAGGGCCAATTCACAAAAGCAGAGGGATTGCTCTCACCAGTTGAGGAAGCGACTGCACAAGATCCGTACTATTTCTATGTAATGGGCAGGCTAGTCGATGCAAAGGGTGACGAAAAAGGTGCTGATGAGTACTTTAAACTTGCTGTGGAGAAAGACCTGGAGGGTGAGGTGTCAAAATTGGCACTCAACTATATCCAGTAG